A DNA window from Clavibacter sepedonicus contains the following coding sequences:
- a CDS encoding 4-(cytidine 5'-diphospho)-2-C-methyl-D-erythritol kinase, which yields MTSAATSSDAVHARAPGKINVSLTVGALQEDGYHDVATAYQAVSLYEDVYATRSDGFSVEFGGSIDTSRLTTGGDNLAIRAARLLARSTGHRGGVHLRIEKDVPIAGGMGGGSADAAATLLACDTLWGTERTRDQLLALGAELGADVPFALAGGTAIGTGRGDRLSPALAKGTFQWVLAIAEFGVSTPDVYGELDKHRERHAQDIFPAQQIPQVDSGVLQALRAGDPHMLAEVLHNDLQAPALHLAPGLGEVLQLGEENGALAGIVSGSGPTVAFLASDLDSALELQIALSAARLQVIRATGPVHGARIITG from the coding sequence ATGACCTCCGCGGCCACCAGCTCCGATGCGGTGCACGCGCGGGCCCCGGGCAAGATCAACGTCTCCCTCACGGTGGGCGCCCTCCAGGAGGACGGCTACCACGACGTCGCCACCGCGTACCAGGCGGTCAGCCTCTACGAGGACGTGTACGCCACCCGCTCCGACGGCTTCTCGGTCGAGTTCGGCGGATCCATCGACACGTCGCGCCTCACCACCGGCGGCGACAACCTCGCCATCCGCGCCGCCCGGCTCCTCGCCCGCAGCACCGGCCACCGCGGCGGCGTGCACCTGCGCATCGAGAAGGACGTGCCCATCGCGGGCGGCATGGGCGGCGGATCCGCGGACGCCGCGGCCACCCTCCTCGCCTGCGACACCCTCTGGGGCACCGAGCGCACGCGCGACCAGCTGCTCGCCCTCGGCGCGGAGCTCGGCGCCGACGTGCCCTTCGCGCTCGCGGGCGGCACCGCCATCGGCACGGGCCGCGGCGACCGCCTGAGCCCCGCGCTCGCCAAGGGCACGTTCCAGTGGGTGCTCGCGATCGCCGAGTTCGGCGTCTCCACGCCCGACGTCTACGGCGAGCTCGACAAGCACCGCGAGCGCCACGCGCAGGACATCTTCCCGGCGCAGCAGATCCCGCAGGTCGACTCGGGCGTGCTGCAGGCGCTGCGGGCGGGGGATCCGCACATGCTCGCCGAGGTCCTCCACAACGACCTCCAGGCGCCCGCGCTCCACCTCGCGCCCGGCCTCGGCGAGGTGCTGCAGCTCGGCGAGGAGAACGGCGCGCTCGCGGGCATCGTCTCCGGATCCGGCCCCACGGTCGCGTTCCTCGCATCCGACCTCGACAGCGCCCTCGAGCTCCAGATCGCGCTGAGCGCGGCCCGCCTCCAGGTGATCCGGGCCACCGGGCCCGTGCACGGCGCCCGCATCATCACGGGCTGA
- a CDS encoding DMT family transporter has product MRTRLPRAVRPSRPEWALIGITAIWGGTFLAVHVAMEHSGPLFFVGLRFLAAGLISAVVFRRALRGMRRIDVGAGAAIGVMIFLGYGLQTYGLQTIPSSTSAFITALYVPLVPLLQWAAFRKRPSALALVGVALAFVGLLLVAGPQEGVALGAGELATLVSTLPIAAEIILIGLFAGRVDVGRVTVVQLLVAGALSLACMPVAGEAVPAFSWVWLVAALALGASSCLIQLTMNWAQRSVSPTRATIIYAGEPVWAGVVGRVAGERLPALAILGAALIVAGTLVSELKPRSRREPEPREDRATVG; this is encoded by the coding sequence ATGCGCACGAGGCTGCCCCGCGCCGTCCGTCCGTCCCGTCCCGAGTGGGCGCTCATCGGCATCACCGCGATCTGGGGCGGCACGTTCCTCGCCGTGCACGTCGCCATGGAGCACAGCGGGCCCCTGTTCTTCGTCGGGCTCCGGTTCCTCGCGGCGGGGTTGATCAGCGCGGTCGTCTTCCGTCGGGCGCTCCGGGGGATGCGCCGGATCGACGTGGGCGCCGGCGCGGCGATCGGGGTCATGATCTTCCTCGGCTACGGCCTCCAGACCTACGGCCTGCAGACGATCCCGAGCAGCACCTCCGCGTTCATCACCGCCCTGTACGTGCCGCTGGTGCCGCTCCTGCAGTGGGCGGCGTTCCGGAAGCGGCCGAGCGCGCTCGCCCTCGTGGGCGTCGCGCTCGCCTTCGTCGGGCTCCTGCTCGTCGCTGGTCCGCAGGAGGGCGTGGCGCTGGGTGCGGGGGAGCTGGCGACGCTGGTCAGCACGCTCCCGATCGCTGCGGAGATCATCCTCATCGGCCTGTTCGCGGGTCGCGTCGACGTCGGGCGCGTCACCGTCGTGCAGCTGCTCGTCGCCGGCGCGCTGTCGCTCGCGTGCATGCCCGTGGCCGGCGAGGCGGTCCCGGCGTTCTCGTGGGTGTGGCTCGTCGCGGCGCTCGCGCTGGGGGCGAGCAGCTGCCTGATCCAGCTCACGATGAACTGGGCGCAGCGCTCCGTCTCGCCGACGCGCGCGACCATCATCTACGCGGGCGAGCCGGTCTGGGCGGGCGTCGTCGGACGCGTGGCGGGTGAGCGGCTTCCTGCGCTGGCGATCCTCGGCGCCGCGCTGATCGTCGCGGGCACGCTCGTCAGCGAGCTGAAGCCGCGCTCGCGACGGGAGCCTGAGCCGCGCGAGGACCGCGCGACCGTCGGCTGA